One Planctomycetota bacterium genomic window, CGGCGCGGTCCACCGGGCTGCCGCTCTCCATCGTGAAACCCGCGGCGTTTGCCACGGTCGCCTGAGTGGACACGGCCTCATTGGGCTTTGTCCACGGACAGTCAGCCCTTGACCGGCCCGCCACCGGCGAGGACCAGAGCGATGCTGGCGGCGTTGAACAGCCCGTGCAGGACGACGGCCGGCAGAAGCGAACCGGTGCGGAACACGATCCCCCCCAACACCATCCCGAACAGTGCCAGCGGCACCGGCGCCAGTCCCTGCCCGGCATGGGCGAGGCCGAAGGCCAGCGCCTGGAGGCAGATCGCCGCCCCGGCATCACCGCCGAAGCGCTCGACGAGCCAGCCCTGCAACACCCGGCGGAAGAGAAACTCCTCGACCAGCGGGGCGACGACCACTGCCGACAGGATCACCAGCGCGATCGCCGCGGGATCTCGATGGGTGGAGACGTAGTCGATGATCGGGTGGGCATAGGGCTGGATCCGGTCGAGGAGCGTGGCCAGCGCCAGCAGCGGCCACAACACCAGCCCCAAGCCGATCACGGCGAGCCGCAGGTCGTGCCGCCAGTCGGCCACCGTCATCCCCAGCTCGTCCCACGTCGCCCCGCGCGAGCGCAGGTGCCACAAGCCGACCAGCGCCGCCACCGTCATCCCGACGATGCTCGCCGCCAAGCGCGACGACAGCGGCGCGTCTTCGGGCACGACCGCGGCGGCGAGCACCTGGGTGACGATCACCGTGGCGAACACCGCCGCCACGTCAACGCCGCTCCACCGCGCCGGTGGCGCGATCCGCGCCGCGAGGAGCGGCAGACCGCGACGGAGCCGCGCCGCCAGCGCCCAGCCGACGACGAGGCTCGCCAGCGCCGCGGCGACCCAGAGGCCGGCGACGACCGGCGAACCCGCTTGGTCGAGAGGTTGTTCGAGCTGCTGCATGACCAATCCGTGGCGGGCGCCGGCGCCCGTCGCTCCGTGCTGTCAGGGCCCGCGCCGCGGCATGAGCACCGTCGCCGCCCGCGCCAGGTACTCGCCCCCCGACCAGATCGTCGCCACCACCGCCGCCCAGACGGCGATCGTCGCGAGGGCCGTCGGATCGAAACCACCCCAGGCCGCCGGCCCCATCCGCCGCGCCAGTTCGGCCGCCGCGGCCAGGCACTGCAGCAGCATCTTCGCCTTTCCCGACCAGCCGGCGGAGAAATCGTGCCCCGAGCGCTCCAGTTCGGCGCGGAGGGCGGTGACGAGCAGCTCGCGGACCACGACCACGACCGCCATCCACGGGGCGATCGCCGAGCCGTCGCGCCCGGCGAGCAGGATCCACACCCCGCAGACGAGCACCTTGTCGACGAGCGGATCGGCGATCCGCCCCAGCCGGCTCACCTGGTGGAACGTCCGCGCCCACCAGCCGTCGACCCAGTCGGTCGCGGCGGTGACGACGAACAGCCAGAACGCCGCTCCCGCCATCCCCGCCTCGATGACCGCGAACAGCGCCAGCGACGCCACGAGCCGCGCGGCGGAGAGGAGGTTGGGAACCGTCCAGACGCGGTCGAGATCGTCCGGCGGCGGGGGCGACGACGGCATGGCGGCTCAGCCGTCGGCGGGGATGCCGGCGAGGTCGTAGCCGGAGGAGGCGACGATCTCGACCGGCAGGATCCGCCCCGTGAGCGGCCGGCGCGGCGAGCTTCCCGGGGCCGTCACGTAGACCGTGCAATCGATGTCGGGGGCGTCTCCCTTCGAGCGTCCGATCCAGACGTCGTCGCGCTGGCCCGACGGGCCGTCGACGATCACGTCGAGCGTCCGCCCCACCTGCCGGCCGGCATGGTCGTGGGCGATCGAGCGCTGCAGCGCCATCAGTTCGTCGCGCCGCGCCAGCTTCTCCGCCTCGGGGAGGTGGCCATCGAGCTTCGCCGACGGCGTGTCGGCCTCGAGCGAGTAGGGAAACACGCCGAGCCGCTCGAACCGCCAGCGCTCGACGAACGCCAACAACTCCTCGAATTGCCCGCGCGTCTCGCCGGGAAACCCGGTGATGAACGTCGTCCGGAGGACGAGGTCCGGGATTCGCGCTCGGAGGGCACCGAGCAGGTCCTCGATGGCGCCCTTCGTGACGCGCCGCTGCATCCGCTTGAGCACCGGGTCGGCGGCATGCTGGAGCGGCAGGTCGAGGTAGGGGAGGATCCGGGAGCTGGCCGCGATCCGGTCGACGAGCGCCGGCGTGAAATGGATCGGGTACAGGTACATCAGCCGGATCCACTCGATCCCGGCGACCCCCTCGAGGGCCCCGAGCAGCTCGGCGAGGCGTGGCTGGCCGTCGATGTCGATGCCGTAGAAGGTCGTGTCCTGGGCGACGATCACCAGCTCCTTGACGCCGTCGGCGGCCAGCTCCTCCGCCTCGCGGACGACCGCCTCGATCGGCTTGCTGGCATGCTTGCCGCGCATCCGCGGGATCGAGCAGAACGTGCAGGTCCGGTCGCAGCCCTCGGAGATCTTCAGGTAGGCGACATGCCGCGGCGTGACGCGGAGCCGGTTGGAGTCGTCGAGGGCCCGGGCCGGCGCCGGCCGGAACACGCTCCGCTGCTCGCCAAGGCCGCCCACGAGCCGGTCGGCGGTGCGCGCGATCTCGTCGCGCGAGAAGACGCCGATCACGGCGTCCACTCCCGGCACCTCGTCGAGGAGCGCCTCGCGCTGCCGCTCGGCGAGGCAGCCGGCCACGACCACGCCGCGCGTGCCGCCGCCGCGCTTGAGATCCACCATCTCGCGGATCACGCCGTACGACTCCTGGCGCGACGCCTCGAGGAACGCGCAGGTGTTGACGACGACGAGGTCGGCTCCACGCGGCTCCGCGACCAGCCGCCAGCCGTCGTCGCGGAGCAGCCCGAGCATCCGCTCGGTGTCGACGAGGTTCTTGGGGCAGCCGAGGCTGACGATCGCGTAGGTGCCGCGCGCGGGCCCGGGGGCGCCGGCGGGGCCGGCGGCGAGCGTCCCTGCCCCTGCCTGCTGCTCGACGATCGGAAGTTGGGTCATGGGTCCGACGATACCAGCGCCCGCCGCCGCCCCGCCAGCGGACCCCGGCAACGCTCACCCGCGACCGCTCTTGGGAACGATCGCCCGAGACGCCATCATGGTGGCCCCGGGTCGCTCGGGCCCTCGCCCCCTCCGGAACCCCGCGCCATGGACGACGCTCGCCCCCTCGGCAGTCTCGACGAATGGGAGGAGGACCTCCTGCGCCGCTACCCGGAGCCGTCCGGTGCGGTCGCCGCCAAGCCAGGCGCCGCGTTTCGCGACTACGCCGCCGGCGCGCGGGCGAGCGTGCGCCGGTTCTACGAGCTCAACCACCGTCACCAGACGGTCGACTTCGTCCGCGCCAAGCGCGGAGAATACCTCGGCCGCGGCAAGATGCGGATGGGGATCTGGGAGGCGATGGAGTACCTCAACCAGCTCGTCGACGACAGCGATCCCGACCTCGACCTCCCGCAGATCGAACACCTCCTCCAGACCGCCGAGGCGGTCCGCGCCACCGGCCGCCCCGACTGGTATGTCCTCGCCGGCCTCGTCCACGACCTCGGCAAGATCCTCTGCATCTGGGGCGAGCCACAGTGGGCCGTGGTCGGCGACACCTTCCCGGTCGGCTGCCGGTTCTCCGAGGCGATCGTGTTTCCCGAGTTCTTCGCCGCCAACCCCGACTCGGCCCGACCGGAATACCAGACGGAACTGGGCATCTACTCGGAGGGCTGCGGGCTCGACGCGGTCCTCCTCTCCTGGGGCCACGACGAATACCTCTACCACGTCGTCAAGCCCTACCTCCCCACGCCGGCGCTGGCGATGATCCGCTGGCACTCCTGCTACCCGATCCACCGCGAAGGGGCCTACGCGCGGTTCCTCACCGACGGCGACCGCGCCCTGCTCCGCTGGGTGCGCGATTTCAACCAGTTCGACCTGTACACGAAGCGCGACCAGCGGATGGACGTCGCGGCGCTACGGCCCTACTACGAAGACCTGATCGGCCGCTACTTCCCTCCGAGCCTCGCCTGGTGAGCGCGGCCACCACGCAGCGCGAAACGCAGGCCTCCGCCCGGCGCTGCCGGACGGACCCATGGAACGGCCCCACACCGCAGTCAGGCGTGCGTCGTGGCGGCGCGCCTGTCGATGAGCCGGTCGAGCTCTTCCTTGAGCCGCGGCAGGATCGCGTCGTAGGGAAACGCACCGAGCTCCTCGCTCCGCCGCTTGAGATTGACGTGCGTCGGCCCGCACCACAGGCCGAGGTCGGCGTCGTCGGTCTCGCCCGGACCGTTCACACGGCAGCCCATCACCGCGATCGTGATCGCGTGGTCGACGGCGTAGGCCGTCATCTCCTTGACCTGCTTGGCCAGTTCGATGAACGCCTCGTTCTCGACCCGCGAGCAGCTCGGGCAGGAGATGATGTTGAGCGACGACAGACCGTAGTCGACCACGCTCCGCACGCGCCCCGCGGCGATGTCGGCGAGGATCGCGTTGGCGGCGGCGATCTCCTGCGGCTTGTCGGCATTGGGCACGGTCAACGAGACGCGCACCGTGTCGCCGATCCCGCGCGAGATCAACTGCTCGAAGGCGATCCGCGTCTTGATGATCCCGTCGGGGGGCATCCCGGCCTCGGTGACGCCCAGGTGGAGCGGCACGTCGGGGCGTTCGGCGGCGAAGTGGCGGTTGACCTCGATGACCTTCGCCGGGTCGGAATCCTTGAGCGACACCGCGTAGCGCGTGAAGCCGATGCTGTCGAGCAGCGCGCAGTGCTCGAGCGCGCTGGCGAGCATCGGCCCGAGCGAGTCGTGATCGTCGAACAGCGCCTTCTTCGCCGGATCGACACTGCCACAGTTGACCCCGACGCGCAGGGCGCAGTCGTTGTCGCCGGCGACCCCGGCGATGAACTTCACCTTCTCCTGCCAGGGTTTGGTCGTCTCGTGGTGGTAGAGATGGCCGGGGTTGTAGCGGAGCTTGTCGACGTGGGGGGCGACATCGGCGGCGAGCCGGTAATTCTCCTGGAGGTCGATGGCGAGGTTGGCCGGGGTGCCGGCGCGGATCGCGGGGAGCGCGGCGGCGTCCTTCTTGCTGTCG contains:
- a CDS encoding flavodoxin-dependent (E)-4-hydroxy-3-methylbut-2-enyl-diphosphate synthase; protein product: MEKIKRNPTRGVRIGRITIGAGHPIAPQSMTATHTADIAATLEQANALHAAGAGVVRIAVDSKKDAAALPAIRAGTPANLAIDLQENYRLAADVAPHVDKLRYNPGHLYHHETTKPWQEKVKFIAGVAGDNDCALRVGVNCGSVDPAKKALFDDHDSLGPMLASALEHCALLDSIGFTRYAVSLKDSDPAKVIEVNRHFAAERPDVPLHLGVTEAGMPPDGIIKTRIAFEQLISRGIGDTVRVSLTVPNADKPQEIAAANAILADIAAGRVRSVVDYGLSSLNIISCPSCSRVENEAFIELAKQVKEMTAYAVDHAITIAVMGCRVNGPGETDDADLGLWCGPTHVNLKRRSEELGAFPYDAILPRLKEELDRLIDRRAATTHA
- the rimO gene encoding 30S ribosomal protein S12 methylthiotransferase RimO, with product MTQLPIVEQQAGAGTLAAGPAGAPGPARGTYAIVSLGCPKNLVDTERMLGLLRDDGWRLVAEPRGADLVVVNTCAFLEASRQESYGVIREMVDLKRGGGTRGVVVAGCLAERQREALLDEVPGVDAVIGVFSRDEIARTADRLVGGLGEQRSVFRPAPARALDDSNRLRVTPRHVAYLKISEGCDRTCTFCSIPRMRGKHASKPIEAVVREAEELAADGVKELVIVAQDTTFYGIDIDGQPRLAELLGALEGVAGIEWIRLMYLYPIHFTPALVDRIAASSRILPYLDLPLQHAADPVLKRMQRRVTKGAIEDLLGALRARIPDLVLRTTFITGFPGETRGQFEELLAFVERWRFERLGVFPYSLEADTPSAKLDGHLPEAEKLARRDELMALQRSIAHDHAGRQVGRTLDVIVDGPSGQRDDVWIGRSKGDAPDIDCTVYVTAPGSSPRRPLTGRILPVEIVASSGYDLAGIPADG
- a CDS encoding inositol oxygenase, which gives rise to MDDARPLGSLDEWEEDLLRRYPEPSGAVAAKPGAAFRDYAAGARASVRRFYELNHRHQTVDFVRAKRGEYLGRGKMRMGIWEAMEYLNQLVDDSDPDLDLPQIEHLLQTAEAVRATGRPDWYVLAGLVHDLGKILCIWGEPQWAVVGDTFPVGCRFSEAIVFPEFFAANPDSARPEYQTELGIYSEGCGLDAVLLSWGHDEYLYHVVKPYLPTPALAMIRWHSCYPIHREGAYARFLTDGDRALLRWVRDFNQFDLYTKRDQRMDVAALRPYYEDLIGRYFPPSLAW
- the pgsA gene encoding CDP-diacylglycerol--glycerol-3-phosphate 3-phosphatidyltransferase, which gives rise to MPSSPPPPDDLDRVWTVPNLLSAARLVASLALFAVIEAGMAGAAFWLFVVTAATDWVDGWWARTFHQVSRLGRIADPLVDKVLVCGVWILLAGRDGSAIAPWMAVVVVVRELLVTALRAELERSGHDFSAGWSGKAKMLLQCLAAAAELARRMGPAAWGGFDPTALATIAVWAAVVATIWSGGEYLARAATVLMPRRGP
- a CDS encoding CPBP family intramembrane metalloprotease; the encoded protein is MQQLEQPLDQAGSPVVAGLWVAAALASLVVGWALAARLRRGLPLLAARIAPPARWSGVDVAAVFATVIVTQVLAAAVVPEDAPLSSRLAASIVGMTVAALVGLWHLRSRGATWDELGMTVADWRHDLRLAVIGLGLVLWPLLALATLLDRIQPYAHPIIDYVSTHRDPAAIALVILSAVVVAPLVEEFLFRRVLQGWLVERFGGDAGAAICLQALAFGLAHAGQGLAPVPLALFGMVLGGIVFRTGSLLPAVVLHGLFNAASIALVLAGGGPVKG